Proteins found in one Venturia canescens isolate UGA chromosome 8, ASM1945775v1, whole genome shotgun sequence genomic segment:
- the cic gene encoding putative transcription factor capicua isoform X10 — translation MLTAHPEMHEKRESLRGGGQYGTGGGGGAATMDDKSEQQPPPPPPPQRDPTDPSISAKKLPKKRKFDPSELEDMDITSNVVSNVSNIVGNVGGIRTNPPPPPPVQTVNQSPLVQHSNIPILQPQASPHQQQQQQQQQQQPTECYQQASPVQSVVVLPPQSTAVDYSLREEPQRLRPRQSTVAMVDLGEWCGTRVLALRDSRYYPGVIRNASHGEVFIEFDGEGKLVKYTDVFGAGKYDVIGDAIPSLEQVTLDAKVCFKCPTPNGHIDAMTNVFVRGTVCKIFAPTKRFSVKIPTDGDQSDSYVVKRADLRLLQPPWVDELEDVLKESEPMRPESVDHGYRNTLEGPVPGPILQQQLHHPPHMSAHETSAYYRTASTSPLMTLGTTAHSANTTPCNGSRPYDDLDSDDDLGREDITFPSDAGSSKRSSMQSRGSTSSLVEQRSITPRSQAATPRSQAATPHKYNKGDVVTAASGIRKKFNGKQWRRLCSKEGCSKESQRRGYCSRHLSSKGSGFRGPTGNFQSGKVDGEETSRDSDTSPNYVDRRIAGRFDQDETEAANMLVSLGSSRSATPAFSSPTAHSSISPCINQSPVPPLGLNQNNVFMPISSPAHHATSLIPPGAKWTQPTQPNFVPQYQQQVIKPEPNRMIRPARPAPTAPTTPASIGTSVIRISPVGRGMPVHSTVSNPWSEQSPPPRHPSVVTSMAQQQQQQQQQQQQQQHQQQQQQVQQQHQQQQQQQQQQQQQQQQQQQQQHQQLQQQGILLQHALTSNNGFPNPVELQEQNSQLLKPPHSPHVPLAAPPPQTLTHLHKTQEQPVDYAQPQQTQPIYLMHHSHQPDKKYLVIKNSMDVSPSSHVSSPDDKYRQGLINHLGQLPQLHPSQCQPPQSPVVVPSAHVDNKMSVVPQSDFQNTKIGLNVSTHTDLQRNQIQQQQQQQQQLQQPPPPPLSLPPPPSTSVVISATTAVTSTAPTSVFQHVIVQPSHMVQIPKPVPPREDIVKSNGVLYGSHDVSPAYQPHPPSLLSSTVRNWKKAFSWQPTVLEQPDVSPPPSALSPPLSAPPIPLSMGNIGDDTPGPGPDPITPAEEEDDDVFESEPTTPAEIEASSNKRRSQSLSALHTKDPQSPLKQTVKRTAMLQTKDPRIRRPMNAFMIFSKRHRAVVHQRHPNQDNRTVSKILGEWWYALGPDEKKKYHNLASEVKEAHFKAHPDWKWCSKDRRKSSTTSFKGGEPRGKLNSAGEEMDMGPPMDDVPLTPRTTEEIYVPATAVYNDVSTPEQTVNQISHPLHRVPETSAQNEPQDSTVKQEEDAAGSDDDQMVICEDPQPEIDLKCKDKMADSDNDVPQEEDGEKKNYTQGRFSPTNGQNVKNDLTCRPKPIKALLPSTGIETTTKYHHTSMDKGGTVSVLSTTYPYHSPVNPTGVSGFQPKGGAFITMPISPKVIKPEPVKSEQQQYSTQYSVNNLVSSVHTENGRNIPKFTSAPVLHTIGTKPMMALLKQQQPLQTLSTVHRNPTSAVPYQPPLTLTLLDTDLVAIPKQQQQASPYLGPNTQHPRMYCGFHIPISETGNRNLSMQNLVAGNKAETPSVIVAKSYPVTTSNPSTPTHRGIGHSIARLAETDKKEPLIANHVQFYANNPKVEQDRKETMLSTPLDKLKQPLTPHTPHNNQINNDSSSNMTYCVEDQTIGRSNDSGPNKGTFMLAPTPAQLGRAPLQRRQSLAMPPTSSAGDHGSMMCQHFDNRAQSNQSQNSEQPSQQQQQQQQQEQQRQQQQQEQQRQQQQQQQQQQQQQQQQQQQQQQQQQQQQQQQPQTPCHPEPMASPSPSTKKGSFFKKNVEDGMDRVLEQVNFQEKFSSLPEFKPEDIQSPSAISLNTPAGTSVHTPGAPIHHASNLHGYRKKSGPGPHRSTMNEEDTESEVSASATPKSTASVKLTGNSFFPPDFNVDAFRLNAEASVDAETNSPRTPKTPGGGVVSSAGIARADNERGPRKVLEQRRQLVMQLFQDHGYFPSTQATSTFQAKHSDIFPNKTSLQLKIREVRQKLKANSTPMSASSLVSPLPVSESSPNVAGPLTAPPTSMGAPLSLPVSSSGS, via the exons ATGCTGACGGCACATCCGGAGATGCACGAGAAACGGGAAAGCCTGAGAGGCGGCGGCCAGTACGGGACAGGCGGGGGTGGCGGTGCGGCCACGATGGATGATAAATCGGAGCAACAACCACCCCCGCCACCTCCGCCACAGCGCGATCCTACAGATCCGAGCATAAGCGCTAAAAAACTTCCAAAGAAACGAAAGTTCGATCCGTCGGAACTCGAGGATATGGACATCACTAGTAACGTTGTTAGCAACGTTTCCAATATCGTCGGTAACGTTGGTGGCATTAGGACGAATCCTCCTCCTCCACCACCCGTGCAAACGGTCAATCAGTCTCCTCTCGTTCAACACTCGAACATACCGATCCTCCAGCCGCAAGCTTCGCCCCatcaacagcaacaacaacaacaacaacaacaacaaccaaCGGAGTGTTATCAG CAGGCATCTCCGGTGCAATCGGTAGTGGTTCTTCCCCCGCAGAGTACCGCGGTCGATTATTCGTTACGAGAGGAGCCGCAACGCCTGCGACCGCGTCAATCGACGGTGGCGATGGTTGATCTCGGCGAGTGGTGCGGAACAAGAGTTTTGGCGCTCAGGGATTCTCGTTATTATCCAGGTGTAATAAGAAATGCCTCGCACGGTGAAGTTTTTATCGAGTTCGACGGCGAGGGTAAATTAGTCAAGTATACGGATGTGTTTGGTGCGGGTAAATACGACGTGATAGGTGACGCGATACCGTCCCTGGAACAAGTGACTTTGGACGCGAAGGTCTGCTTCAAGTGTCCGACACCCAATGGTCACATCGATGCAATGACGAATGTTTTCGTTCGCGGGACTGTGTGCAAAATATTCGCCCCGACTAAACGTTTTTCGGTCAAAATACCGACGGACGGTGATCAAAGTGATAGTTATGTTGTTAAACGAGCCGATCTTAGACTCTTGCAACCACCCTGGGTAGATGAGTTGGAAGATGTGCTCAAAGAATCGGAGCCTATGAGGCCTGAATCCGTTG ATCACGGATATAGAAATACTCTCGAAGGGCCGGTACCGGGGCCAATACTTCAGCAACAGCTTCATCATCCACCCCACATGTCGGCTCACGAGACGAGCGCATATTACAGAACTGCTAGTACGAGTCCGTTAATGACACTCGGAACAACGGCGCACTCGGCAAACACGACACCGTGCAACGGTAGCCGGCCTTACGACGATTTGGACAGCGACGATGACTTAGGGAGGGAAGATATTACGTTTCCGTCGGACGCAG GGAGCAGTAAGAGAAGTAGTATGCAGAGCCGAGGAAGTACCAGTAGCCTAGTTGAGCAGCGTAGCATAACTCCTCGTTCTCAGGCAGCCACACCCAG ATCTCAGGCGGCAACGCCACACAAATATAACAAGGGTGACGTAGTGACAGCCGCGAGTGGTATTAGGAAGAAATTTAATGGAAAACAATGGCGTAGATTGTGTAGCAAAGAAGGTTGTTCCAAAGAGAGTCAACGGCGTGGCTATTGCTCTCGCCATCTTAGCTCCAAAGGTTCGGGATTTCGTGGTCCCACCGGCAATTTTCAGAG TGGGAAAGTCGATGGAGAAGAGACCTCAAGGGATTCCGACACTTCGCCCAATTATGTGGATCGAAGAATAGCTGGAAGATTCGATCAGGACGAAACTGAAGCTGCTAATATGTTAG TGTCTCTGGGTAGTTCGAGATCGGCAACTCCAGCGTTTTCCTCACCAACGGCTCACTCCTCGATATCGCCGTGTATAAACCAATCGCCGGTGCCGCCTCTGGGTCTCAACCAGAACAACGTTTTCATGCCGATCTCCAGTCCGGCGCACCACGCAACCTCCCTGATACCACCAGGGGCAAAATGGACTCAACCGACACAGCCAAATTTTGTCCCTCAGTATCAACAGCAAGTGATAAAACCCGAACCAAATCGTATGATACGACCGGCTAGGCCTGCGCCCACGGCTCCTACAACACCGGCGAGTATTGGCACTAGTGTTATACGAATTTCCCCTGTTGGACGAGGAATGCCGGTTCATTCCACTGTCTCGAATCCTTGGTCCGAGCAGAGTCCACCCCCAAGACATCCTTCGGTTGTCACTTCCATGgcacaacaacagcagcagcaacagcagcagcagcaacaacagcagcaccagcagcagcagcagcaagtaCAACAACAGcatcagcaacaacaacaacaacaacaacaacaacaacaacaacaacaacaacaacaacaacaacaacaccaACAACTCCAACAACAAGGAATCCTTCTACAACACGCCCTTACATCCAACAACGGTTTTCCTAATCCTGTAGAATTACAAGAACAAAATTCCCAGCTGTTAAAACCACCTCACTCGCCCCATGTACCACTCGCGGCTCCTCCACCTCAAACTTTAACTCATCTTCACAAAACACAGGAGCAACCGGTCGACTACGCTCAACCACAACAAACCCAGCCGATTTATCTGATGCATCATTCACATCAGCCAGACAAAAAGTATTTGGTTATAAAAAATAGCATGGACGTTTCCCCATCGTCGCATGTAAGCAGTCCCGATGACAAGTACAGACAGGGATTGATCAATCATCTCGGACAATTGCCACAGTTACATCCGAGTCAGTGTCAGCCTCCTCAATCACCCGTTGTTGTTCCGTCCGCGCATGTTGACAACAAGATGTCCGTTGTTCCACAA agtgattttcaaaatacCAAAATTGGTCTAAACGTCTCAACCCACACTGACCTACAGAGGAATCAAAtccagcagcaacagcagcagcaacaacaattaCAACAGCCTCCACCTCCGCCTCTATCCTTACCGCCGCCCCCTTCAACGAGCGTCGTTATCTCCGCTACAACCGCCGTCACGAGTACCGCTCCGACCAGTGTCTTCCAACATGTTATTGTCCAACCAAGTCACATGGTTCAAATACCAAAACCCGTGCCACCGAGAGAAGACATTGTCAAGAGCAACGGCGTACTTT ATGGGAGCCACGATGTATCTCCTGCATACCAGCCCCACCCCCCGTCATTACTCAGCAGTACAGTTCGCAACTGGAAAAAAG CTTTTTCCTGGCAGCCGACAGTCCTGGAACAACCGGATGTGAGTCCACCACCCTCGGCATTGAGTCCTCCCCTGAGCGCACCCCCGATACCTCTGAGCATGGGAAACATTGGTGACGATACGCCTGGGCCCGGTCCTGATCCTATAACCCCAGCTGAAGAAGAGGACGACGATGTTTTCGAATCTGAACCAACTACACCCGCCGAAATTGAAGCCAGCTCTAACAAGAGGCGCAGCCAATCACTCAGCGCTTTACACACCAAAGATCCTCAGAGTCCCTTGAAg CAAACTGTGAAAAGAACTGCGATGTTGCAGACCAAGGACCCCCGAATAAGACGACCGATGAATGCATTTATGATATTTTCGAAACGTCATCGCGCGGTTGTGCATCAACGACATCCGAATCAGGACAATCGTACAGTCTCGAAGATACTCGGTGAATGGTGGTACGCTCTTGGACccgatgagaagaaaaaatatcacaatcTCGCCTCGGAAGTTAAGGAAGCACATTTCAAGGCTCATCCTGACTGGAAATGGTGTAGCAAAGATCGAAGAAAATCATCGACTACCAGTTTCAAAGGTGGCGAACCTAGAGGCAAATTAAACAGTGCTGGTGAAGAAATGGATATGGGTCCACCTATGGACGATGTACCTCTCACGCCGAGAACAACCGAAGAAATTTATGTACCTGCTACTGCCGTCTACAATGATGTTTCCACTCCGGag CAAACCGTTAACCAAATTTCGCACCCTCTTCACCGAGTTCCCGAAACATCAGCGCAAAACGAGCCTCAAGACTCGACGGTAAAGCAGGAGGAAGACGCAGCTGGATCGGACGACGACCAGATGGTCATTTGCGAAGATCCCCAACCGGAAATTGATCTCAAATGCAAGGACAAAATGGCAGACAGCGATAACGACGTTCCTCAGGAGgaagacggagagaaaaaaaattatacgcaAGGAAGGTTTTCACCAACGAACGGTCAAAACGTTAAAAACGATTTGACTTGCCGTCCGAAGCCGATTAAAG CATTACTTCCATCGACGGGAATAGAAACAACGACCAAGTATCACCACACTTCCATGGACAAAGGGGGTACGGTTTCTGTCCTTTCAACGACTTATCCTTATCACAGTCCGGTTAATCCAACGGGAGTTTCGGGTTTTCAACCGAAAGGAGGAGCCTTTATAACAATGCCAATATCGCCAAAAGTCATAAAGCCGGAGCCGGTTAAAAGTGAACAACAACAATACAGCACACAGTACAGCGTGAATAATTTAGTGTCCAGCGTTCATACAGAAAACGGACGGAATATTCCAAAATTCACATCCGCTCCTGTTCTCCATACG ATTGGAACAAAACCGATGATGGCTCTTTTGAAACAGCAGCAACCCTTGCAGACTTTGAGCACTGTACATCGTAACCCAACTTCAGCCGTTCCCTATCAACCCCCGCTCACTCTTACGTTGCTTGATACTGATTTGGTGGCTATTCCCAAGCAACAGCAGCAGGCCTCGCCGTATCTTGGCCCGAACACTCAGCACCCAAGGATGTACTGCGGTTTTCACATCCCCATATCCG AGACTGGGAATCGtaatttatcgatgcagaactTAGTTGCTGGCAACAAAGCTGAAACACCAAGTGTGATAGTTGCGAAATCGTACCCAGTCACGACCTCTAATCCGAGTACACCCACTCATCGAGGAATCGGTCACTCTATAGCGCGACTTGCGGAAACGGACAAGAAGGAGCCTCTGATTGCAAATCACGTCCAATTCTACG CGAATAACCCAAAAGTCGAGCAAGACAGAAAAGAAACGATGTTATCAACGCCGTTGGACAAACTTAAACAACCGTTGACACCTCACACGCCCCACAACAATCAGATCAACAACGATTCTTCTTCGAATATGACCTATTGCGTGGAAGATCAAACGATTGGGAGAAGTAATGATTCTGGGCCGAACAAAGGTACGTTTATGCTCGCACCAACCCCGGCGCAACTTGGTCGGGCACCTCTGCAAAGGAGACAATCATTGG caaTGCCTCCCACATCAAGTGCAGGAGACCATGGGTCCATGATGTGTCAACATTTCGATAATCGAGCACAATCGAATCAGTCGCAAAACTCTGAACAACCATctcaacagcaacaacaacagcagcaacaggaGCAGCAAcgacaacagcagcaacaggaGCAGCAAcgacaacagcagcaacagcaacaacagcagcagcagcagcaacaacaacaacaacaacaacaacaacaacaacaacaacaacaacaacaacaacaaccgcAAACACCCTGTCACCCTGAACCCATGGCTTCACCTTCTCCATCGACGAAAAAAGGCTCCTTCTTCAAGAAAAATGTCGAGGACGGAATGGACAGAGTTCTCGAGCAGGTCAACTTTCAGGAGAAGTTTTCTTCCCTGCCGGAATTCAAACCCGAAGACATACAAAGTCCAAGTGCTATCAGCTTGAACACTCCGGCCGGGACCTCGGTTCATACACCCGGAGCTCCAATTCATCATGCCTCAAACTTACACGGTTACCGTAAAAAATCTGGTCCCGGTCCTCATAGATCCACAA TGAATGAGGAGGATACGGAGTCAGAAGTATCAGCATCCGCAACACCGAAGTCAACAGCAAGTGTGAAATTAACGGGAAACTCATTTTTCCCCCCTGATTTCAACGTGGACGCGTTCAGATTGAATGCGGAGGCGAGTGTCGACGCTGAGACGAATTCGCCCCGAACGCCAAAGACACCGGGTGGCGGGGTGGTCAGTTCGGCCGGAATCGCGCGGGCTGATAACGAGCGAGGGCCAAGAAAAGTATTGGAACAAAGAAGGCAACTAGTGATGCAACTGTTTCAGGACCACGGTTATTTTCCATCGACCCAGGCGACGTCAACCTTTCAAGCGAAACATTCAGACATTTTCCCAAACAAGACGAGCCTGCAGCTTAAGATCCGTGAAGTACGTCAAAAGTTGAAAGCGAACTCGACACCGATGAGCGCCAGCAGCCTAGTTAGCCCTCTACCCGTCTCGGAGTCGTCTCCAAACGTTGCTG GACCCTTGACCGCTCCTCCTACGTCAATGGGAGCTCCGCTTTCACTGCCCGTAAGCAGTAGTGGCAGCTAG